The DNA segment GttcattgaaaaaaaaaataccatCAAACTCAATAATAATATAGTCAAAATActaaataaaaaacataaacaCAAAAGAATATTCGACATCCCATTTTGATGTATAAATTAGCTTCCAAATTGTCGATACATGTTCTATACAAAAGTctcaatataaaaaataaattggcTTCAATATGTTTTAAGAATTCATTCATCAATAAATtacatttttggaaaaaaaaatcctAAATGGGTGTCATATCAATATAATTCATACTTTTCAAACCTTTTAAAATCTTTACCATACAACCAAAGCCAAAACTAAAATTCATTTCTCAATATAAACTCGTGCATCATCAACCATAACATTTGTGATTTCTTACACTAGCCAAAGATCACCAAACCAAAGACACGCCAAATCCTCCACTTTTCTCAATAAAACAAACGTTAGCTTGATATGATGCTTAAGAATGAAAGCATTAATCTCCATGTCCTacgtctttaaaaaaaaaaaaacaaaatagggATGCAAACACAAAATATCATAGAAGTTTAGCATCAATAAAACAAAAGGTAGCTTGATACGATGCTGAAGAATGAGACCATTAATCTTGATGttctacttttttaaaaaaataaaaataaaatgggaaaattgcatatatcatccttgtgaaatcccgtgttagctaataaccccctgtgaaaatTTTTAAGCTGATAACCCCCTATAATTCTAGATTTGAAGCATGCACACCCTTTTCAACTAAAAAATAACGAAAATAcccctacataaaataaatgataaattaaatagttcataaaagtcaaggacattttcgtcattttttagcgaGAAGAGATGTGTATGatacaaatctagaatcacgGGGGTTAATAGCTTAAAAATTGtaacaagggtgatatatgcaatttaccCCAAATAAAATAGAGATTCAAACACAAATATCAAAGAAGTTTAGCATCATACAACCATTCTTGATAATCAAGAACCTAATTTCAATGTATGACAAATAAGAAAGTTTGAAATCTTGAATCCTACCACAAACAACAAGAATTTCAATTTCATCCATTCCCATTCAGAAATAAGACCACCGTTTTCCCCTCAAATTAGGCATGGAAAAACAAGATATTGAACAAATGATCAAAATTCAAGAAGTATAGTCCCAACCTACAATTAAAACCAATTAAAAATACAGAGCAATGCcattcaaaaacaaaaataaaaacaaaaaattaaaatagaacaaaaaaatcaacaaatcatccaaaaataatatgaaattaACTACGGCATATTCTTAAAACCAACACAAATCGAACAAAAACCTACAACAAAAGACCACAGAGAATTGAACAAAAATATGTGAAGTAAAACCAAAAAGTATCGACAAATCAAACAAAAACCTTCGTCcaaaaaattatcaaaacaCGAAGGCAAATTATACAAAATTCTacgaaaatcaaacaaaaacaagCGGTAAATCGAATAAAAATCTGCAATAAAATATGCGACAAATTGAAGAAACCAGCATGAACACACACATGTTTTGTATATGCTGATGGAGTAAACGATAATGGTTAAATGGAGGAGAAAACAAAGGTAAATGAGATTAGATGACAGTGTAAGAATGGCGAGACAAATTTGAGGTGAGTGGGTGTTCTTCGATTTTTTTGCTGTGGGACTTTTTGTAGAAGAAGGTGTGTCGTGAAACGAGTAAATAAGAGAGGAAGGAGAGACAACcaattgttaaataaaaataataataacaataataataataaataaataaataaataaagtaaaaaaaatgaGTGAATCTTTCTATCAGAGAGCGAGTAGAAAGATTTGAGGTGTGTCAGGTAGTGGAAAATTAATTTATCTGATGTAGGAATTGAACATCAAAACATTTTATAGATAGGTATTTATTCCCAATTTACcgtaattttatttatcattattttttcaaaCAATGATATGAAGGGGTCATTCGACCCTGACCCTGCCCCTGCCCCTGCCCCTGCCCCTCTACAAATGGATGACCCGGATTGATCAAAACACAATTTTCATCCGGGCCCACATGAAAATTGTGGGGCTCGGATGGAAATCGGCCAATTCGGGCCATCCAATTAGCAACAATTTTCATCACACGTGTCTTTAAGAATTTGCAACAATTTGACAAAACAAGAAGATATATTTTTAGTAGTCCATTCGAAAATCAAGCAGTCCAAGATTAAGCAATCTAACTAGTCAGAAATCATATCCATGAAGCTAGGGGTGTCAAAATTGAACCCAACCCGTCAACCCGACACGAGTCGATCCGAAAAATATCGGGTTAGGGTTGGGGGTTTTTGGGTTTGGGTCAAATCAAGTTGACCCGAAAGCTAACCCAAAAAAATTAATCGGGTTTGGGTTGGGTTCGGTCAACCAGTgacccgaatttttttttaattattattttatatgaaaTTATGAAAGATATTTGCTACATTTTTATGTtttgtatgtttgaaaaaaatttattatatattgatataatagattttcgtcatttaatgtttattttaaaattttgatgttttaaaataattttttattttttgtactaattataatttaaattatttacaaCTACAATTTcaagtttaaattatatataaacttagattttgttattatgtgtttaattaaatattattattattgtgttttttgaaatttaatttaattattttttaaaaaaatttaaaaactaaaaatataaatcGGGTTGGTTCGGGTTGATCGGATTAGTCGGATTggtcgggttcgggttcgggttggtCGTTTTTGGGTTGAGTCGGGTTCGGGTtgagagattttttaaaaaaaattcttcaacCCGACCCGAATCGACCCGACCTACCCGAATTGACAACCCTACATGAAGCTCAAGACcaattgaagaagctacttcATATATACAATCCAAAATCAAGGCTGAGAAAATGAATTAATTGGGCATACTGGAATACATTATCCGACTGCTCAAATCCTATTTCAAATATAAGAGTTGTCGCAAGATTCAGACATCTCAATTAAAACATGTGCAACTTCATTAAAAACTCTTATAAAAACTTATTGAAGATCTAGAGACAATGAAGACATGCATTAATGTCAAAGACAAATATTGTAAGAGATATGGAcataaatatatgtgtgtgtatatgagTTGAAACAATGATATCACGAATCGACACAAAGCTGTTTTGGTAATTCTCGTAAGGGGCAAAGTTAAGGAGGAAAAAAAAGTCACACGTGTCTTTAGTGTTACGGATTGAAAATTTCAATTATAAATtccgtaaaaaaaaaattcaattataaatattgATAACGTCTTCTGAAATTATTCCAAACTTAGTTTCTAGAATTTTTCCCCTTCTTCTCTCCACTTTTATCCTTCTTTTGAACTTCTCATTATGTTGAACGGGTGGAGGGCAACTATGTAAAGATTAATATATAATAGATTGTCACTAGAAAATATCACACTATATGATTAGAATATTttacataataattaattatttaaacacAGCTATATATAATGGAATAAAACatgcccatatatatataacaaactTTCACACAAGAGTCCCACCCTTGACATACTCCGTGTAAGCCAAAGCTATTAACCCTAACATTGCAAGCCTTCCATTCCAAAGCTCTGCATCGGATGTCATGAATCCCCTGGATCCCGAATCCGCGCTAACGCCTTTAAACAATGGGACAAGAGATGCTACGGATAGCAGAGCAGTTGCCCCCAGAAACCACGGAATCCCTCCGTTTTGTATTTGCGAAAATATATCTTGTCCTCTGGTTAATTCCACTGCAATTGCTGCTATGAATCCGATCATGGCTAGCCGACTGTTGATCCTCTCCGGACCTAGCCCGTCAAATGCCATGATGTTTCTAATCTTGGTGCTCTCCTGggatacatacatacatacatacatacatacatacatacatacatattgaATGTATAATATTTAGTATAAGTAATTGAAAAGAAATATAATGAATTAATTTATAGGATATGGATTAAACGTACGGTACGTACCTCCGGTTGCGGTGGCGGGGGAGGTGTTGAGAACAACTGAGGTGGAATTGGAATTGCTGCTTTTTGTTTCTCCCCAGCTGCAACATCATCACCATCTTGTTTGAAtcaacaattaattaattaatatatttcatGGGCAATTTGCTGAAAAATCCCCAAatacaaacatgttttgctttggggtccctaTTCATAAAATGTGTTacaaaatcatacatcatgtggtacaaaaccatataagatatggtacaaattaacaaaaattatggtacaaaaaagtggctagggagtgcagagcaaaaaATGTTTGGATTGGGGATTTTTCAGCAATGTACCATTATTTCATTATGTAACAAACTCTTACCTCAGACGACATGCAGCTTTGGACTCTAAACTTCAAGTTGCTCTTAAAGAGTGGCGCACTTCTCAAAGGAACGAACTGGTTCGAACCAACAATTCTCGAATTGATGTTTTTAGTGAGATTGCCAAAAGTTTCTGAAACACCACCATAGATAAATGTTCATTCAAAACTATGAAAACATGTTCTACTGCAAAAATTATTTGGCAGCAGTTTATTAAGCAAGACAACAGTGAATAGACTGAACATTCTGAGAATTCTAAAATAGAAGATATTGAAGAATCTTGATGTTCTTTGAGttcaaacaaagaaaaagatTGTTGTTTCATGGATCATGAATACCGTCCTTCTACTAGTGTGCAGATGCCTGTTAATTTTTCTACAAGTAAACAGGTACTAAGTTTCAACTCTACTGATTTTTTACAAGAAGAGTTAGCTAATGCAATGCActaaatggctaatgaatatcACAAATTATGTTTAGGATTTGAAGAAGTTAAGGCAAAGCAAAATGAACTTCCAAACAAAGCTGATTTAGAGGTAGAAATTGCTAGGCTTAGAATTGAAAATAATGATTTAGATGATGAGAAACAGCCGTTAAGATCAGAAAACTTGAAATTAACTGAGCTAATTCAAACATGGAATAAATCTTCAGTTAGTACTCTAAACACAATTCATGAACTGCAAAGGCCAGGTAATGATAAGACTGGTCTAGGTTTTAAAGAAGATACAAGCAGTTCTGAAGTAGATACCAACAAAATTTAAATATGTGTGAAGGAAAATGTATTCATTTTGTCAAATCCATGAGTAATCCTTCCTCACAAAATGTTGAAACAGTGAAGAGCTGgagcaattttcaaaaatttggaaTTGGTTATCTTCCACAAAACTCATGTGAAAAGAAAGACCGGAAATCTAGTCAAGATCAAATGACTGGAAAACATAACTTTAAATCACATGAAAGATCAGTTCAAAGCAGATATAGACAGAATTATGATGCAAAAAGTATAAAATCATACATTGTATACTCTCGAACACTTCattcattgcaaaattcttCTTATGTACATC comes from the Henckelia pumila isolate YLH828 chromosome 1, ASM3356847v2, whole genome shotgun sequence genome and includes:
- the LOC140873900 gene encoding early light-induced protein 2, chloroplastic-like; the encoded protein is MAFDGLGPERINSRLAMIGFIAAIAVELTRGQDIFSQIQNGGIPWFLGATALLSVASLVPLFKGVSADSGSRGFMTSDAELWNGRLAMLGLIALAYTEYVKGGTLV